In a genomic window of Tissierella sp. Yu-01:
- a CDS encoding late competence development ComFB family protein, whose translation MIILKNYMEEVVLNLMDDILKDMDLCKCDKCKMDIAAIALNNLPVKYVASEKGELYSKLHILKKQFEVDAITEILKAAALVNESPHH comes from the coding sequence ATGATTATTCTTAAAAATTATATGGAGGAAGTTGTATTAAACCTCATGGATGATATTCTAAAGGATATGGATCTATGTAAATGTGATAAATGTAAAATGGACATTGCAGCTATTGCACTTAATAATTTACCTGTTAAATATGTTGCTAGTGAAAAAGGTGAATTATACTCAAAATTACATATTCTAAAAAAACAGTTTGAAGTTGATGCAATTACAGAAATATTAAAGGCTGCAGCATTAGTCAACGAAAGTCCTCATCACTAG
- a CDS encoding class I SAM-dependent methyltransferase — translation MLNYYGRLSSEVYDIDKPIGHSFGDVEFYMDRLESCKGPILEPATGTGRILIPLLEKGLNVDGFDSSKDMLKICENNCRKRNLNPKLFEAKMESFSVDTKYDAIIVPTGTFLLIHKRADSIKALKNFYEHLSNGGRLILDISLQTDISMGRVSTRIWECFNGDIITLENKIVEVDYINQHTISHGRYEKWREGVLLQTELEHFPLRWYGVEELKLILEGIGFRNIVISSDYNLGQYPSNSEGIITFEAIAIK, via the coding sequence ATGTTGAACTATTATGGGAGATTGTCTTCAGAAGTATATGATATAGATAAGCCTATAGGTCATTCTTTTGGAGATGTAGAATTTTACATGGATAGATTAGAGTCGTGCAAGGGGCCTATTCTTGAGCCTGCAACAGGAACTGGTCGTATATTAATTCCACTTTTAGAAAAAGGATTGAATGTTGATGGATTTGACAGTTCAAAAGATATGTTAAAGATATGTGAGAATAATTGCAGAAAAAGAAATTTAAATCCTAAACTTTTTGAGGCAAAGATGGAGTCCTTTTCTGTAGATACAAAGTATGATGCGATTATTGTGCCAACGGGAACATTTCTTCTAATACATAAAAGAGCAGATTCAATAAAAGCATTAAAAAACTTTTATGAGCATTTATCTAATGGTGGTAGATTAATTCTTGATATATCCTTACAAACAGATATTTCAATGGGGAGAGTTTCTACAAGAATTTGGGAATGTTTTAATGGCGATATAATTACATTAGAAAATAAAATTGTGGAAGTTGATTATATAAACCAGCATACTATTTCTCATGGACGATATGAAAAATGGCGTGAAGGCGTACTTTTGCAAACTGAATTAGAGCATTTTCCATTACGATGGTATGGAGTGGAAGAGCTTAAGTTAATACTTGAAGGGATAGGATTTAGAAATATTGTGATTTCCTCAGATTATAACTTGGGACAATATCCATCAAATTCAGAAGGGATAATTACTTTTGAGGCCATAGCTATTAAATAG
- a CDS encoding nitroreductase family protein encodes MRSAIENRVSRRKFEKEPITGWEKENIISLINQLNEASGLTMAFMEDGGGAFGKLRKSYGLFTNVRSIILMKGKKDDKDLKEKIGYYREDLVLAITDLGLGTCWVGGTFDKDELPIDSDEKLACVVAVGKVSAPSLTEKMVRSATHRKVKSIEERIISTQPLPQWVQNGMKAVLFAPSAKNTQKVMFKYENNTLSAQIVDDYSMDLINLGIAKKHFEIGAKGKFEFRNGGIFHLK; translated from the coding sequence ATGCGCAGTGCAATAGAAAATAGAGTTTCACGGAGAAAGTTTGAAAAGGAACCAATTACAGGTTGGGAAAAAGAAAATATTATTTCTCTTATTAATCAATTAAATGAAGCATCTGGTTTAACAATGGCATTCATGGAGGATGGAGGCGGTGCCTTTGGGAAGTTAAGAAAAAGCTATGGGTTATTTACCAATGTGCGTTCTATTATACTGATGAAAGGCAAGAAAGACGATAAAGATTTGAAGGAAAAGATCGGATATTACAGAGAAGACTTAGTTCTTGCTATAACTGATTTAGGTCTTGGAACATGTTGGGTTGGAGGCACCTTTGATAAGGATGAATTACCTATTGATAGTGACGAGAAATTGGCTTGTGTTGTAGCAGTAGGTAAAGTGTCAGCTCCTTCACTGACAGAAAAAATGGTGCGGTCAGCTACACATAGAAAAGTAAAGAGTATTGAAGAACGAATCATAAGTACTCAACCTTTGCCTCAATGGGTACAAAACGGAATGAAAGCTGTACTATTTGCTCCAAGTGCTAAAAACACACAAAAAGTAATGTTTAAGTATGAGAATAACACCTTAAGCGCTCAAATTGTGGATGACTATTCAATGGATCTGATTAATTTAGGTATTGCAAAGAAACATTTCGAGATAGGAGCAAAAGGGAAGTTTGAATTTAGGAATGGAGGTATCTTTCATTTAAAATAA
- a CDS encoding type II toxin-antitoxin system Phd/YefM family antitoxin has product MELNIRPSADLRNKYNEISKQCRETREAVIITVNGRGDTAVLGLQDYKQMKAELELLRTLAEAEDDVKNGRVGSMQESLDRLRESLVNRKNENV; this is encoded by the coding sequence ATGGAATTAAATATTAGACCATCAGCAGATCTAAGAAATAAATATAATGAAATATCTAAACAATGTAGGGAAACCAGAGAGGCAGTTATTATTACTGTAAATGGCCGTGGGGATACAGCTGTTCTTGGATTACAGGATTACAAGCAAATGAAAGCAGAATTAGAATTGCTTCGAACTCTTGCAGAAGCGGAAGATGATGTCAAAAATGGAAGAGTGGGTTCCATGCAAGAATCTTTAGATAGACTTCGTGAATCTTTGGTAAATAGGAAGAATGAAAATGTATAA
- a CDS encoding type II toxin-antitoxin system RelE/ParE family toxin, producing the protein MYKIMRTDKAEDQLRDIIYYIADDSGSVDTALKYLDKIEESINRLKEFPNSGSIPRYSILKKQDYRVVIVEKHLIFYKVNEEKKAVIIYAIVDGRREYQNLI; encoded by the coding sequence ATGTATAAGATTATGAGAACAGACAAAGCAGAAGATCAACTGAGAGATATAATTTATTATATTGCAGATGATTCAGGTAGTGTTGACACTGCTCTCAAGTATTTGGATAAAATAGAAGAATCCATTAATCGTTTAAAAGAGTTTCCTAACTCAGGAAGCATACCTAGATATTCTATTTTGAAGAAACAGGATTATAGAGTAGTTATTGTAGAGAAACATCTTATATTTTACAAAGTAAATGAGGAAAAGAAAGCAGTTATTATATATGCTATAGTTGATGGAAGAAGAGAATATCAAAATTTGATATAG
- a CDS encoding DNA methylase has product MSMKNRTYISIDLKSFYASVECMERGLDPLTTNLVVADPSRTEKTICLAVSPSLKAYGIPGRARLFEVVQKVKEVNATRLRKAPGSAFLGASYNDTELKSSPSISLDYIIAPPRMAHYIEYSTQIYNIYLKYIAPEDIHVYSIDEVFVDATDYLNTYNLSARELVTKIILDVLKTTGVTATAGIGTNLYLCKVAMDIQAKHISADQNGVLIAELDEMSYRRLLWSHRPLTDFWRVGKGYAKKLEEQGLFTMGDIARCSLGKPTDYYNEDLLYKMFGINAELLIDHAWGWEPCTIADIKAYKPSTNSIGSGQVLQCAYNFDKAKLIVREMTDLLVLDLVDKRLVTDQLVLTVGYDIENLLNPKIKKSYHGVITTDHYGRSVPKSAHGTTNLGRQTSSTKLIMDAVTELFERIVNKNLLVRRVNITANHVVDEATVQKTDKFEQLNLFTNYVAVQEKKDEEEAELAREKRIQKAMLEIKKKYGKNAILKGMNLEEGATTLDRNKQIGGHKA; this is encoded by the coding sequence ATGAGTATGAAGAACAGAACCTATATATCAATCGATTTGAAGTCCTTCTACGCTTCGGTCGAGTGTATGGAACGAGGGCTTGATCCACTGACCACAAACCTTGTCGTTGCTGACCCAAGTCGCACCGAAAAAACCATCTGTCTCGCCGTCTCTCCTTCCCTCAAAGCATACGGCATTCCTGGTAGAGCGAGGCTGTTTGAGGTCGTGCAGAAGGTCAAGGAAGTAAATGCGACACGGCTACGCAAAGCACCAGGAAGCGCCTTTTTAGGAGCTTCCTATAACGATACTGAATTAAAATCATCACCGAGTATCTCACTAGACTATATTATTGCTCCACCGAGAATGGCACATTATATAGAGTACAGCACACAGATTTACAATATCTACCTAAAGTACATCGCACCTGAAGATATTCATGTCTACTCCATCGATGAGGTATTCGTTGATGCCACCGATTATTTGAACACCTATAATCTTTCAGCCCGTGAGCTTGTCACGAAGATCATCCTGGATGTTCTTAAAACCACTGGAGTTACAGCAACAGCGGGAATTGGCACAAACCTGTACCTTTGCAAGGTCGCTATGGATATTCAGGCAAAGCACATTTCGGCAGATCAAAATGGCGTGCTAATTGCTGAATTGGATGAGATGAGCTACCGTCGCTTGCTGTGGTCACACCGACCCCTAACAGACTTTTGGCGCGTTGGCAAAGGATATGCTAAGAAGCTGGAGGAGCAAGGTCTCTTTACGATGGGAGATATTGCAAGATGCTCTCTCGGTAAACCCACTGATTACTACAACGAAGATTTACTGTACAAGATGTTTGGCATCAACGCTGAGCTGTTGATTGATCATGCATGGGGGTGGGAGCCATGCACGATTGCCGATATTAAAGCATATAAGCCAAGTACAAACAGCATCGGATCGGGGCAGGTGCTCCAATGCGCCTATAACTTTGACAAAGCGAAGCTGATCGTGCGAGAAATGACTGATCTGCTGGTGCTTGATCTGGTAGATAAAAGGCTTGTGACAGACCAGCTTGTTTTGACAGTGGGATATGATATTGAAAATCTGCTAAACCCGAAGATAAAGAAATCATATCATGGGGTGATTACCACTGATCACTACGGACGTTCTGTTCCAAAATCAGCACATGGAACAACAAATCTTGGCAGACAGACTTCCTCCACAAAGTTGATTATGGATGCGGTCACAGAGCTGTTTGAACGTATCGTTAATAAAAATCTTCTGGTCAGGAGAGTCAACATTACCGCGAATCATGTTGTTGATGAGGCAACCGTTCAAAAGACGGACAAATTTGAACAGCTTAATCTTTTTACAAATTACGTGGCTGTGCAGGAGAAAAAAGATGAAGAAGAAGCCGAACTTGCACGAGAAAAAAGGATACAGAAAGCAATGCTGGAGATAAAAAAGAAATACGGCAAGAATGCCATTCTAAAGGGTATGAATCTGGAAGAAGGGGCTACCACATTAGACAGAAACAAGCAAATTGGAGGGCACAAGGCATGA
- a CDS encoding DUF6544 family protein, giving the protein MLWIVIVLIALVIIAIYLAIPDGRLWKQYLTDVKSSLTETNMQRSIQSIFTEDYVAELPALLRQHIINGGYMGKVFMDNMLIYFHNTKFRMSAGKKPIKIKFMQVNFVSRPDRHAFLTGQIAGIPFQAKDSVLDGFGSMIGVLAKQFQLFCSTGAEMDQGQLITALADAVYMPSLFLQKYVSWTVVDDCTVEGEISFKGVTAKGRFTFDNNGNIIRFDTNDRYMDENGKGSSLVPWYVTYSDYKEQNGYFQPGSVSVNWKLPGGDDTYFVSDHIEVQYSINEAIL; this is encoded by the coding sequence ATGCTTTGGATAGTGATAGTTTTGATTGCGCTGGTAATCATAGCGATTTACTTGGCAATACCCGACGGCAGACTTTGGAAGCAATATCTGACAGATGTGAAAAGTTCTTTGACCGAAACAAATATGCAAAGAAGCATACAGAGTATATTTACAGAAGATTATGTTGCTGAACTGCCTGCTCTGCTCCGTCAGCACATCATCAATGGGGGCTATATGGGAAAGGTCTTTATGGATAACATGCTGATATATTTTCACAACACAAAGTTTCGTATGTCGGCAGGCAAAAAACCAATTAAGATTAAATTCATGCAGGTTAATTTTGTAAGTAGACCAGACCGACATGCTTTCTTGACAGGACAAATTGCAGGGATTCCATTTCAGGCTAAAGATAGCGTGTTGGATGGATTCGGCTCTATGATAGGTGTGCTTGCCAAGCAGTTCCAGCTTTTCTGCTCTACTGGGGCAGAAATGGATCAAGGTCAGTTGATAACGGCATTGGCAGACGCAGTGTATATGCCTTCCTTGTTTTTACAGAAATATGTGTCGTGGACAGTCGTTGACGATTGCACCGTTGAAGGTGAGATTTCATTTAAGGGCGTTACTGCTAAAGGAAGATTTACTTTTGACAATAATGGCAACATTATACGTTTTGATACCAATGACAGATATATGGACGAAAACGGGAAAGGTAGCTCGCTGGTTCCTTGGTATGTAACCTATTCCGATTACAAGGAACAGAATGGTTACTTTCAACCGGGAAGCGTTAGTGTAAATTGGAAGCTCCCGGGTGGTGATGACACATATTTTGTTAGTGACCACATTGAGGTTCAATATTCAATAAATGAAGCAATTTTATGA
- a CDS encoding serine hydrolase, whose protein sequence is MHESGKIKEIENKINNAYSNIAGIVVLKDGKTQYENYFNECTADSRIHIYSVSKSIISILIGIAMDKGYIKSIDQKVLGFFPGLHG, encoded by the coding sequence TTGCATGAATCAGGAAAAATCAAAGAAATTGAAAATAAAATAAACAATGCTTATAGCAACATTGCAGGCATTGTTGTATTAAAAGACGGTAAAACACAATATGAAAATTACTTTAATGAATGTACTGCTGATAGCCGAATCCATATTTATTCAGTATCAAAAAGTATTATTTCCATATTGATTGGAATTGCCATGGACAAAGGATACATCAAAAGTATCGACCAGAAAGTATTAGGGTTTTTTCCCGGATTACACGGTTAA
- a CDS encoding pyridoxamine 5'-phosphate oxidase family protein has protein sequence MELNPEKIKNILEKEKLIYLATTNSKYPDNSAVCFAYDEELHLFFGSYSDTLKCRNISQNPYVAISVGTLQIHGIAKVVPYGSEEYKNKRKIYDIRFPQYASVFEKIDNELYEIFPLVIWNYNPSLGEMNRDELIIDLEYYKSISPYIFHKYNDRSV, from the coding sequence ATGGAACTTAATCCGGAAAAAATTAAAAACATATTAGAAAAAGAAAAACTCATTTATTTGGCAACAACAAATAGTAAATATCCAGATAATTCTGCTGTTTGTTTTGCATATGATGAAGAGTTACATCTATTTTTTGGTAGCTACTCAGATACGTTAAAATGTAGAAATATATCGCAAAATCCATATGTAGCAATTTCTGTTGGAACATTGCAAATTCATGGGATTGCGAAGGTTGTTCCATATGGAAGTGAGGAATATAAAAACAAAAGAAAAATATATGATATACGTTTTCCACAGTATGCATCTGTATTTGAGAAAATTGATAATGAGTTATATGAAATATTTCCACTTGTAATATGGAACTATAATCCATCATTAGGCGAAATGAATAGAGATGAATTAATAATTGATTTAGAATATTATAAATCAATTTCCCCTTATATATTTCACAAGTATAATGACCGTTCAGTATAG
- a CDS encoding serine hydrolase, which translates to MQNVTLKDLLTMTVPYKYKFAPYTYIKYFMSDDWVNFTLGLLGGKGKIGEFRYTPLVGPDILSGILVKATGQSVLDFATENLFTPLGITVEGNVVLHSAKEQSAFNKSKSISGWVADPTGINAGGWGLTLSPTDMAKIGQLYLDGGMWNGKQIVSTEWINESTREHSRWKKVNLSYGYLWWIIDDKEHACAAMGDGGNVIYFNAEKRIVVSIASIFVQNAKDRIGFIKKHIEPIFENCVQ; encoded by the coding sequence ATACAGAATGTTACACTTAAGGATTTGCTGACAATGACAGTTCCATATAAATATAAGTTTGCACCCTACACTTACATAAAGTATTTCATGAGTGATGACTGGGTAAACTTTACGCTTGGTTTATTGGGAGGTAAGGGGAAAATTGGGGAATTTAGATACACTCCTCTCGTTGGGCCAGATATTTTGTCGGGTATTCTTGTAAAAGCAACTGGACAATCTGTGCTTGATTTCGCAACAGAAAATCTATTCACTCCGTTGGGCATTACTGTAGAAGGTAATGTGGTTCTTCATAGTGCAAAAGAACAAAGTGCATTTAATAAATCTAAAAGTATCAGTGGCTGGGTTGCTGACCCAACCGGAATAAACGCAGGAGGATGGGGTCTTACTCTCTCTCCTACAGATATGGCAAAGATAGGTCAATTATATTTGGATGGCGGAATGTGGAATGGTAAACAAATTGTATCGACTGAATGGATAAACGAAAGTACAAGGGAACATAGTCGATGGAAAAAAGTCAACCTTTCATATGGATATCTATGGTGGATTATTGATGATAAAGAACATGCCTGTGCAGCTATGGGAGATGGAGGAAATGTGATTTATTTCAATGCAGAGAAAAGAATAGTAGTTTCTATTGCTTCTATTTTTGTACAAAATGCAAAAGATAGAATAGGGTTTATTAAAAAACATATTGAACCAATATTTGAAAATTGTGTACAGTAA
- a CDS encoding DUF3795 domain-containing protein: protein MKNFQRKDLMFSLCGLNCELCTMKLDNYCPGCGGGAGNQSCAIAKCSLQHGDIEYCYLCNEYPCEKYKGIDEFDSFITHRNQLKDMEKAQKIGTEQYNSELIEKAEILKHLLANYNDGRRKSFFGIAVNLLDLHDLKNIIEQINSKTAHENLTLKEKASVAVTVFQTVAEQKNIVLKFNKKRTKK from the coding sequence ATGAAAAACTTTCAAAGAAAAGACCTAATGTTTTCGTTATGTGGTTTGAATTGCGAACTTTGTACTATGAAATTGGATAATTACTGCCCCGGTTGTGGTGGAGGTGCAGGTAATCAGAGTTGTGCTATTGCTAAGTGCAGTTTACAGCACGGAGACATTGAATACTGTTATCTATGCAATGAATATCCTTGTGAAAAATACAAAGGCATAGATGAATTTGACTCTTTTATTACCCACCGCAATCAGCTTAAAGATATGGAAAAAGCACAGAAAATAGGTACAGAACAATACAATTCTGAATTAATAGAAAAAGCCGAGATATTAAAACATTTGCTCGCAAACTATAACGATGGACGTCGAAAAAGCTTTTTTGGTATAGCTGTAAACCTTTTAGATTTGCATGATTTGAAAAATATTATAGAACAAATCAATTCCAAGACTGCACATGAAAACTTAACGCTAAAAGAAAAAGCAAGTGTTGCAGTAACAGTTTTTCAAACTGTTGCAGAACAGAAAAATATTGTCTTAAAGTTTAATAAAAAGCGTACAAAGAAGTGA
- a CDS encoding GGDEF domain-containing protein, whose amino-acid sequence MEEDRNKCISESVIINTILNMSFDTIYFKDINSKIILSSKAHSSLWGIDNPIDAIGKSDFDFFPEEFAMKAHKLEQEIMATGIPVTGMIEKLQKEDGSTIWLSASKYPLFDSEGKIIGTWGTSRDITPLKETEEELKKVNAKLEAANRKLRALSSKDSLSGLYNKGYYFDIMKSSFELYSRRKEKCESKGFSLILFDIDNFKDVNDTYGHLVGDYMVRYISNIIRKSVRTSDPCFRYGGDEFAILAFDTSIDEAKCIAEKVRKNIEISKANYMGNEIQVTISIGVSSFEESSDFINMIQLADERLYQSKSEGKNMIS is encoded by the coding sequence ATGGAAGAAGATAGAAATAAATGTATTAGTGAATCTGTTATTATAAATACCATATTAAACATGTCTTTTGATACGATTTATTTTAAAGATATCAATTCTAAAATTATTTTATCTAGTAAGGCTCACTCATCATTATGGGGTATAGATAATCCAATAGACGCAATTGGTAAATCGGATTTTGACTTTTTTCCAGAAGAATTTGCGATGAAAGCACATAAATTGGAACAAGAAATAATGGCCACTGGAATTCCGGTTACGGGAATGATTGAAAAATTACAAAAAGAAGATGGAAGTACAATATGGTTATCTGCCTCTAAATATCCCTTATTTGATTCAGAGGGAAAGATCATAGGTACTTGGGGGACTTCTAGAGATATTACACCTTTGAAAGAGACAGAAGAAGAACTTAAAAAGGTAAATGCTAAGCTAGAGGCAGCAAATAGAAAATTGAGAGCATTGTCCTCTAAAGATAGCCTATCAGGACTATATAATAAGGGTTATTATTTCGATATAATGAAAAGTTCATTTGAATTATACAGTAGAAGAAAGGAAAAGTGTGAAAGTAAAGGATTTTCCTTGATTTTATTTGATATTGATAACTTTAAGGATGTAAATGATACATATGGACATCTGGTGGGCGACTATATGGTAAGATACATATCCAATATAATAAGGAAAAGTGTAAGGACAAGTGATCCATGTTTTAGATATGGCGGAGATGAATTTGCTATACTTGCATTTGATACGAGTATAGATGAAGCGAAATGTATTGCAGAGAAAGTTCGAAAGAATATTGAGATTTCAAAAGCTAATTATATGGGAAATGAAATACAAGTTACAATCAGTATAGGCGTATCCTCTTTTGAAGAGTCAAGTGACTTTATTAATATGATACAATTAGCAGATGAAAGGCTATATCAATCTAAGAGTGAAGGTAAAAATATGATTAGTTGA
- a CDS encoding AraC family transcriptional regulator: MNYRKNIEKCIRFIEDHIKENITIEEVASQSGYSLYHFCRVFSLCKGVSVMEYIRGRRLSLAATELFKGRKIIDIALDYGFETSSGFSKAFRKAFGYSPTQYIARTTGYTHAKTPFEIGGHIMNPIIVKKTAFKVAGYGIKTNITGGIYTKDIASYWSNYEGENLESKMYRILNPDKHGEVGLCVPLSEDGNVIYLLGVIVDDFSRVEEDMLTVEVPEAEYAVFTTTPVDTSNDEEQTAFAKIIASTWKYIFEDWFKDSEYIYDESKLDFEFYDERCHHRQDTVMDIYVPIKKIKG, translated from the coding sequence TTGAATTACAGGAAAAATATTGAGAAGTGTATTAGGTTCATTGAAGATCATATCAAAGAAAATATTACTATTGAAGAAGTTGCTAGCCAATCTGGGTACTCCCTTTATCATTTTTGCAGAGTTTTTAGTCTATGTAAGGGTGTATCTGTTATGGAATACATTCGGGGACGCAGGTTGTCTTTAGCAGCTACAGAATTATTCAAGGGGAGAAAAATTATTGATATTGCTTTGGACTATGGATTTGAAACATCTAGTGGATTTAGCAAAGCTTTCCGTAAAGCTTTTGGTTATAGTCCTACACAGTATATAGCACGAACGACTGGATATACCCATGCCAAAACACCATTTGAAATTGGAGGTCACATTATGAACCCTATTATTGTAAAGAAAACTGCATTTAAGGTCGCCGGCTATGGAATTAAGACTAATATTACTGGGGGCATATATACAAAAGATATTGCATCCTATTGGAGCAATTATGAAGGTGAAAATTTAGAAAGCAAAATGTATAGAATTTTAAATCCGGATAAACATGGTGAGGTGGGATTATGTGTTCCATTATCTGAAGATGGAAATGTAATATATCTTTTAGGTGTAATTGTTGATGACTTCTCAAGGGTAGAGGAAGATATGCTGACAGTAGAAGTTCCAGAGGCCGAGTATGCAGTTTTTACAACGACTCCTGTAGATACTTCAAATGATGAAGAACAAACAGCGTTTGCAAAGATTATTGCAAGTACATGGAAATATATTTTTGAGGATTGGTTTAAAGATAGTGAATATATTTATGATGAAAGTAAACTTGATTTTGAATTTTATGATGAACGTTGTCATCATAGGCAGGATACTGTCATGGATATTTATGTTCCTATAAAGAAAATAAAAGGTTAG
- the rlmD gene encoding 23S rRNA (uracil(1939)-C(5))-methyltransferase RlmD yields the protein MVKKNEIIEFVIDKVEFPNKGKASYEGNLVKFKGGIEGQRVSAKISRKRRGTIEAKIIEVIEKSPLEAEPRCKHFGICGGCSYQTLSYQDELKLKESQVRELFEREELDINLLGIEPSPIEGTYRNKMEYTFGDEEKGGPLSLGLHMKGRFYETVNTSDCNIVDNDFTLIRESVRKYFEEKNMPFYNTRQHQGVLRHLVIRKALSSGEVLVNLVTSSQQEINIEEFKETLIDLKINGEIKGILHTINDGLSDVVKADRLDLLYGRDYIIEEILGLKFKISPFSFFQTNSLGAEKLYSIAREFAGDIDDKVVFDLYSGTGTIAQIMAPVAKKVIGIEIIEEAVEMANENAKLNKLDNVEFIAGDVLKAVDDLKEKPDLIVIDPPRDGIHPKAINKIIDFSPDTFVYVSCNPVTLARDLKVFIERGYKVEKAKLMDMFPRTPHVEVVTRIVKE from the coding sequence ATGGTAAAGAAAAATGAAATTATAGAATTTGTAATAGATAAGGTAGAATTTCCTAATAAGGGTAAGGCATCTTATGAAGGAAATTTAGTTAAATTTAAAGGCGGTATTGAAGGACAAAGGGTAAGTGCCAAAATAAGTAGGAAAAGAAGAGGAACAATAGAGGCTAAAATAATTGAGGTTATTGAGAAGTCTCCTTTGGAAGCAGAACCAAGATGTAAGCATTTTGGTATTTGTGGTGGATGTTCATATCAGACATTATCCTACCAAGATGAATTAAAACTGAAAGAAAGCCAAGTAAGAGAACTGTTTGAGAGAGAAGAGTTAGATATTAATCTTCTAGGGATTGAACCAAGTCCTATAGAGGGGACTTATAGAAATAAGATGGAATACACTTTTGGTGATGAGGAAAAGGGTGGACCTTTATCCCTTGGGCTTCATATGAAGGGTAGATTTTATGAGACAGTAAATACTTCTGATTGTAACATTGTAGATAATGATTTCACTCTGATTAGAGAATCTGTTAGAAAGTACTTCGAGGAAAAAAATATGCCTTTTTATAATACAAGGCAGCATCAGGGAGTGCTTAGGCACTTAGTTATAAGGAAGGCTCTTTCATCTGGAGAGGTCCTTGTTAATTTAGTAACCAGCAGTCAACAAGAAATTAATATAGAAGAATTTAAAGAAACACTAATAGATTTGAAAATTAATGGGGAAATAAAAGGAATACTTCATACAATTAATGATGGTTTAAGTGATGTGGTTAAAGCAGATAGATTAGACTTACTTTATGGTAGGGACTACATCATAGAAGAAATATTAGGCTTAAAGTTTAAGATATCACCATTTTCTTTCTTCCAGACTAATAGTTTAGGCGCGGAAAAACTATACTCAATAGCTAGAGAATTTGCTGGGGATATAGATGATAAGGTAGTGTTTGATTTATACTCTGGAACCGGCACCATTGCTCAAATAATGGCTCCAGTTGCTAAAAAAGTAATTGGTATTGAAATAATAGAAGAAGCAGTGGAAATGGCCAATGAAAATGCTAAGTTAAACAAACTTGATAATGTTGAATTCATAGCTGGTGATGTACTAAAAGCTGTAGATGATTTGAAAGAAAAACCTGATTTAATAGTTATAGATCCACCTAGAGATGGTATCCATCCTAAGGCTATAAACAAAATAATAGATTTTAGTCCTGATACCTTTGTATATGTATCATGTAATCCTGTAACTTTAGCAAGGGATTTGAAAGTATTTATTGAAAGAGGATATAAGGTAGAAAAGGCAAAGTTGATGGATATGTTCCCTAGAACTCCTCATGTTGAAGTCGTAACACGGATTGTGAAGGAGTGA
- a CDS encoding DUF3781 domain-containing protein: protein MNNDEILLSNLDKIHTTKMGIDRIKRNLGLDTKDVVGWCRDKIKLPNCSIMKQGKNYYATIDGCVITVNSHSYTIITAHKTKGK from the coding sequence ATGAATAATGATGAGATTTTACTTTCAAATTTAGACAAAATTCATACCACTAAAATGGGTATTGACAGAATAAAGAGAAATTTAGGATTGGATACAAAAGATGTGGTGGGGTGGTGTAGAGATAAAATTAAACTTCCAAATTGTTCTATAATGAAGCAAGGAAAAAATTATTATGCAACTATTGATGGCTGTGTAATAACAGTAAACTCTCATAGTTATACGATTATTACTGCACATAAAACTAAGGGAAAATAA